One genomic segment of Colias croceus chromosome 16, ilColCroc2.1 includes these proteins:
- the LOC123698405 gene encoding DENN domain-containing protein Crag isoform X1, which yields MEERRVADYFVVAGLPEQPEVLDDSDSGHLKGYSTKAPITDIGVVFPGLGETVPNDYELIESTPTGLPADLNHGSMRSPVCFLCIRRGRDKPPLVDIGVMYDGRERLMADAEMVLKSVGGRLANVNNSTAKTYITYRRAHPTAPCNALVVVDICVVVTSRGETPPHAFCMIAKNLNKGLMGSDVFLCYKKSMNRPPLIAFKPEVLFRYPTVDRRSMAFPTSVPLFCLPMGSTLELWPNNASAPKPVFSTFVLTVSDATDKVYGSAVTFYESYPHTQLTESHQEALGWRAGVSQNTHSLHANKCICLLSRWPFSDTFERWLLYILEMSWSKEPLSIPIERYITHLLEEVPFPEPRILLQLSPTNPHDRVIVTRRDDQPLVISGAGFRQLLLNLGPDNCLLLLALAITEQKILIHSLRPDTLTAVSEAVSSLLFPFKWQCPYIPLCPLGLAEVLHAPLPYLIGVDSRFFDLYEPPPDVTCVDLDTNNITICESQRHISLKLLPKSQARALRQTLEQLFANIRPGMLASPVHYSNNSKYNGEPTTSLDRDFQKRKKEQALELKIQEAFLRFMAVTLEGYRRYLIPITKAPTVGTTDPHALFQMDAFLKSRDKTQQRFLTLIMRTQMFTRFIEERSFVCDGADQGLTFFDECIERVSSEGSLLEFEPAHCAERTVFVLPPDPPDPEETYTYEKFILDANLVARCKQSARGAVQALPSAALASAESLADASPMARRTKHEIAAAQRMARKASLSPEAWAKCLLGACYSLYFLALPCRLTLYRGKEHATLRAAYELLERATKLRVPLDEVCYRVMMQLCGIYSLPVLAVQLLFLMKRAGLQPNALTYGYYNRCVLEAAWPKDMPSGSQLLWNKLRIAVMGAALFRAAGAQRASRATGQATAGSGGTLPRVRTVAGEGSELAALALAEPMRSRSSLDSVCREEASASASAFEALCRRGNIVRTHTHARTHTRAHGLSAHAGILISGVPSDPDLSETTRPRSNSLGNEEPEPTIPIAEKRQTIHVSPDSPSDLRILTRSESFAGDAQIVQNLQRLSFGNTNPKGRCSRTLSFPEETDKEMAAIQVNDVNKTSPLKLSPRTPVLADDPLGALCTGESPRAPTPPRAEDPPLPKHELSVSPKLFHRRSNSFQDEPEETAGKLHRSETAPATVSSLVSLGNTLKISFGRYSPARLSLRKDMKIGKEMIENYFSPTSIAGKKSNELLQSGLSSLKSAATSMAKKFDEMKEVISANSTPVKMKGAIGNATSALTSFITEEDSTDGSSEINTDDWSSATGFRRASSDAELACTMERGSLATLLSHLPDNLYPQQNENINKDNVSVVVQMTSCSQCHQCLALLYDEDIMAGWAADDSNLNTRCTACGRHTVPLLSVQIIRTSQTQSETLSVPYLNPLVLRKEFESILGREGDSCLAEPEFVESHPIVYWNLVWFLERANIDNHLPDLLCPNYSSKYTSSDALSDADKVGVCRVVCGWDLWRAGEGEAVALYRAWRRRQPRSRQLRALLLTDHDYQSVILTVIDGLLSNDLSDAIRKLASWRESTTPNKRYLSYYRDILFLAMTALGEPDIDFVALQREYTRAIEQLGSEARPQDLPPSPTAVYCRHYFKRLKLKVED from the exons ATGGAAGAAAGGAGAGTAGCAGACTATTTTGTGGTTGCTGGTCTCCCAGAACAACCAGAAGTACTGGATGATTCGGATTCTGGGCACTTAAAAGGATACAGTACTAAAGCACCAATCACAGATATtg GTGTGGTATTTCCTGGGTTAGGTGAAACGGTGCCAAATGATTACGAATTAATAGAATCAACACCGACTGGCTTACCGGCTGATTTGAACCATGGCTCCATGCGATCTCCTGTTTGTTTTTTGTGCATCCGAAGGGGAAGGGACAAACCGCCCCTCGTTGATATCG GTGTCATGTACGACGGCAGAGAGCGTCTCATGGCTGACGCGGAAATGGTTCTCAAATCGGTTGGCGGTAGATTGGCCAATGTGAACAATTCCACGGCGAAAACATATATCACGTACAGGCGGGCGCATCCGACCGCGCCGTGCAATGCGCTTGTCGTAGTCGATATATGCGTAGTCGTTACGAGTCGAGGGGAAACCCCGCCGCATGCGTTTTGTATGATCGCGAAGAATTTGAACAAAG GGTTAATGGGTAGCGATGTATTCCTCTGCTACAAAAAGTCAATGAACCGTCCGCCGCTAATAGCTTTCAAACCAGAAGTACTGTTTAG GTATCCAACAGTAGATCGTCGCAGTATGGCTTTCCCTACTTCCGTGCCACTGTTTTGTCTACCCATGGGTTCCACGTTGGAGTTGTGGCCGAATAATGCGTCTGCGCCGAAACCTGTGTTCTCAACTTTCGTTCTGACCGTTTCTGATGCTACTGATaag GTATACGGATCAGCGGTAACGTTCTACGAGAGCTACCCGCACACGCAGTTAACTGAGAGCCATCAAGAAGCGCTCGGTTGGCGGGCCGGTGTTAGCCAAAACACGCACTCATTACACGCAAATAAATGCATCTGCTTATTATCAAGGTGGCCCTTCAGCGATACGTTTGAACGGTGGCTGCTGTATATACTG GAAATGTCATGGAGTAAAGAACCTTTGAGTATACCAATCGAAAGATACATTACACACTTATTGGAAGAGGTTCCATTCCCGGAGCCGCGCATATTACTtcag TTATCTCCCACAAATCCACATGATCGCGTCATAGTAACAAGACGAGATGACCAACCGCTAGTAATAAGTGGTGCTGGTTTCAGACAGCTCTTGCTAAATTTAGGGCCTGATAACTGTCTATTACTGCTGGCTTTGGCTATCACGGAGCAGAAAATACTTATACACTCTTTGAG ACCAGACACACTCACCGCTGTATCGGAGGCAGTATCTAGTCTGCTGTTTCCATTCAAATGGCAGTGCCCATACATACCACTTTGTCCATTAG gtTTAGCGGAAGTACTTCACGCCCCTCTGCCGTATTTAATAGGTGTTGATTCGAGGTTTTTTGACCTATATGAACCTCCACCAGATGTTACTTGTGTCGATTTAGACACCAATAATATTACA atATGTGAATCGCAGAGGCATATATCATTAAAACTGCTTCCAAAGAGCCAAGCACGGGCATTAAGGCAGACGTTGGAACAGTTGTTCGCGAACATTCGACCTGGTATGTTAG CGTCGCCCGTCCACTATTCGaataatagtaaatataatGGTGAACCTACAACGAGTTTAGATAGGGATTTCCAAAAGCGGAAAAAGGAG CAAGCACTAGAACTAAAGATTCAAGAAGCATTCCTCCGTTTCATGGCTGTGACTTTAGAGGGTTATCGCAGATATCTGATCCCCATAACAAAGGCTCCCACTGTTGGCACTACTGATCCTCATGCCCTCTTCCAAATGGATGCTTTTCTTAAATCACGGGATAAG ACGCAACAGCGCTTCCTAACCCTCATAATGCGCACGCAAATGTTCACGCGCTTCATAGAGGAGCGTTCGTTTGTATGTGACGGTGCGGACCAAGGGTTGACATTCTTCGACGAGTGCATAGAGCGAGTGTCCTCTGAGGGATCGCTGCTTGAGTTCGAGCCCGCGCATTGTGCTGAGCGAACTGTGTTTGTCCTGCCGCCTGACCCGCCTGATCcag AGGAGACATACACATACGAGAAGTTCATACTCGATGCAAACTTAGTGGCTCGGTGTAAACAAAGCGCTCGAGGTGCGGTACAAGCTTTGCCGAGCGCTGCACTTGCGTCCGCTGAGTCGTTAGCTGACGCGTCACCTATGGCCAGACGAACTAAACATGAGATTGCTGCTGCTCAAAG GATGGCGCGCAAAGCCAGTCTATCGCCTGAAGCGTGGGCCAAGTGTCTACTCGGTGCATGCTATTCACTATACTTCCTGGCCCTACCGTGTCGTCTCACACTGTACCGGGGCAAAGAGCACGCTACATTGCGCGCGGCGTATGAGCTGCTCGAGCGCGCTACTAAACTGCGCGTGCCGTTGGATGAG GTGTGTTATCGAGTTATGATGCAACTCTGTGGCATCTACTCGCTGCCCGTATTAGCAGTGCAGTTACTATTCCTGATGAAGCGTGCGGGCTTACAACCCAACGCACTAACGTACGGGTACTACAATAGATGCGTGTTGGAAGCCGCATGGCCTAAAGATATGCCTAG TGGTTCCCAATTACTATGGAACAAGTTGCGTATAGCCGTGATGGGCGCGGCGTTGTTCCGTGCTGCGGGCGCGCAGCGTGCGAGTCGCGCAACGGGACAAGCTACTGCGGggt CTGGCGGAACATTACCTCGCGTGCGAACAGTGGCAGGGGAAGGCTCTGAACTTGCTGCGTTAGCACTGGCTGAACCTATGCGAAGTCGTTCCAGCTTAGATTCAG TGTGTCGTGAAGAAGCAAGTGCGAGTGCGAGCGCGTTCGAAGCGCTGTGCCGGCGCGGCAACATCGTGCGCACACACACGCACGCGCGCACACACACGCGCGCGCACGGCCTGTCCGCACACGCCGGTATACTTATATCCG GTGTGCCGTCAGACCCTGATCTCAGTGAGACTACGCGACCACGCAGCAACTCGTTAGGTAATGAAGAACCGGAACCGACAATACCTATTGCCGAAAAGAGACAG ACAATTCATGTCAGCCCAGACAGTCCATCGGATTTGCGAATATTAACAAGATCAGAAAGTTTTGCCGGTGATGCTCAGATCGTTCAAAACTTGCAGAGGCTTTCATTTG gaaATACAAACCCCAAAGGGCGTTGTTCACGAACGCTCAGTTTTCCCGAAGAGACGGATAAAGAAATGGCTGCAATACAAGTCAACGATGTCAACAAAACCTCCCCATTGAa ACTGTCCCCCCGCACCCCCGTGCTCGCGGACGACCCCCTCGGCGCGCTGTGCACGGGCGAGTCCCCCCGCGCCCCGACCCCGCCGCGCGCAGAGGACCCGCCCCTCCCGAAGCACGAGCTCAGCGTCAGCCCGAAGCTGTTCCACCGCAGGAGCAACTCGTTCCAGGACGAGCCGGAGGAGACCGCTGG GAAACTGCACAGGAGCGAGACGGCACCCGCCACAGTGTCGAGCCTCGTGAGTTTGGGGAACACGCTCAAGATCAGCTTCGG aCGTTATTCGCCCGCCAGACTCTCGTTGCGTAAAGATATGAAAATCGGAAAGGAAATGATCGAGAACTACTTCAG TCCAACAAGCATAGCTGGCAAAAAGTCGAACGAATTGCTCCAGAGCGGTCTAAGCAGTTTAAAATCAGCTGCAACGAGTATGGCTAAGAAGTTCGACGAAATGAAAGAGGTTATATCTGCAAACTCGACCCCCGTAAAGATGAAAGGCGCTATTGGTAACGCTACCAGCGCTCTGACCagttttattacagaagaAGATTCTACCGATGGATCGTCTGAGATTAACACGGATG ATTGGTCAAGTGCAACCGGCTTTAGAAGAGCTTCAAGTGACGCAGAATTGGCGTGTACGATGGAGCGCGGTTCGCTAGCAACTCTTCTATCACATTTACCTGATAATCTGTATCCACAGCAAAAT GAGAACATAAACAAGGACAACGTATCTGTAGTGGTGCAGATGACGTCGTGCTCGCAGTGCCACCAGTGCCTCGCGCTGCTGTACGACGAGGACATCATGGCGGGCTGGGCGGCCGACGACTCCAACCTCAACACGCGCTGTACTGCGTGCGGACGGCATACGGTCCCGTTGCTGTCTGTGCAG ATAATACGAACGAGTCAAACGCAATCAGAAACTCTGAGTGTGCCCTATTTGAACCCATTGGTGCTGAGGAAAGAATTCGAATCGATCTTGG GCAGAGAAGGCGACTCATGTTTAGCTGAACCAGAATTCGTCGAGTCCCATCCCATAGTATACTGGAATCTAGTGTGGTTCCTGGAGCGAGCTAACATAGATAACCACTTGCCGGACTTGCTCTGCCCTAATTATTCGTCTAAGTACACGAGTTCAGATGCGCTGTCTGACGCTGATAAAGTTGGTG TTTGCCGCGTGGTATGCGGCTGGGACCTGTGGCGCGCGGGCGAGGGCGAGGCGGTGGCGCTGTACCGCGCGTGGCGCCGCCGCCAGCCGCGCTCGCGGCAGCTGCGCGCGCTGCTGCTCACCGACCACGACTACCAGTC AGTTATCCTGACAGTGATAGATGGCTTACTCAGCAACGACCTTTCGGACGCTATCCGTAAATTAGCATCGTGGAGGGAATCAACTACGCCAAACAAACGATATCTCTCCTATTATAG AGACATCCTCTTCCTCGCGATGACAGCGCTCGGCGAACCGGACATAGACTTCGTGGCCCTCCAACGTGAGTACACGCGTGCCATAGAGCAGTTAGGAAGCGAAGCCCGACCACAAGACCTGCCCCCTTCACCCACGGCTGTGTACTGCAGGCACTACTTCAAGCGGCTCAAGCTTAAAGTGGAGGATTAA
- the LOC123698405 gene encoding DENN domain-containing protein Crag isoform X4, with the protein MEERRVADYFVVAGLPEQPEVLDDSDSGHLKGYSTKAPITDIGVVFPGLGETVPNDYELIESTPTGLPADLNHGSMRSPVCFLCIRRGRDKPPLVDIGVMYDGRERLMADAEMVLKSVGGRLANVNNSTAKTYITYRRAHPTAPCNALVVVDICVVVTSRGETPPHAFCMIAKNLNKGLMGSDVFLCYKKSMNRPPLIAFKPEVLFRYPTVDRRSMAFPTSVPLFCLPMGSTLELWPNNASAPKPVFSTFVLTVSDATDKVYGSAVTFYESYPHTQLTESHQEALGWRAGVSQNTHSLHANKCICLLSRWPFSDTFERWLLYILEMSWSKEPLSIPIERYITHLLEEVPFPEPRILLQLSPTNPHDRVIVTRRDDQPLVISGAGFRQLLLNLGPDNCLLLLALAITEQKILIHSLRPDTLTAVSEAVSSLLFPFKWQCPYIPLCPLGLAEVLHAPLPYLIGVDSRFFDLYEPPPDVTCVDLDTNNITICESQRHISLKLLPKSQARALRQTLEQLFANIRPGMLASPVHYSNNSKYNGEPTTSLDRDFQKRKKEQALELKIQEAFLRFMAVTLEGYRRYLIPITKAPTVGTTDPHALFQMDAFLKSRDKTQQRFLTLIMRTQMFTRFIEERSFVCDGADQGLTFFDECIERVSSEGSLLEFEPAHCAERTVFVLPPDPPDPEETYTYEKFILDANLVARCKQSARGAVQALPSAALASAESLADASPMARRTKHEIAAAQRMARKASLSPEAWAKCLLGACYSLYFLALPCRLTLYRGKEHATLRAAYELLERATKLRVPLDEVCYRVMMQLCGIYSLPVLAVQLLFLMKRAGLQPNALTYGYYNRCVLEAAWPKDMPSGSQLLWNKLRIAVMGAALFRAAGAQRASRATGQATAGSGGTLPRVRTVAGEGSELAALALAEPMRSRSSLDSVCREEASASASAFEALCRRGNIVRTHTHARTHTRAHGLSAHAGILISGVPSDPDLSETTRPRSNSLGNEEPEPTIPIAEKRQTIHVSPDSPSDLRILTRSESFAGDAQIVQNLQRLSFGNTNPKGRCSRTLSFPEETDKEMAAIQVNDVNKTSPLKLSPRTPVLADDPLGALCTGESPRAPTPPRAEDPPLPKHELSVSPKLFHRRSNSFQDEPEETAGKLHRSETAPATVSSLVSLGNTLKISFGLSLRKDMKIGKEMIENYFSPTSIAGKKSNELLQSGLSSLKSAATSMAKKFDEMKEVISANSTPVKMKGAIGNATSALTSFITEEDSTDGSSEINTDDWSSATGFRRASSDAELACTMERGSLATLLSHLPDNLYPQQNENINKDNVSVVVQMTSCSQCHQCLALLYDEDIMAGWAADDSNLNTRCTACGRHTVPLLSVQIIRTSQTQSETLSVPYLNPLVLRKEFESILGREGDSCLAEPEFVESHPIVYWNLVWFLERANIDNHLPDLLCPNYSSKYTSSDALSDADKVGVCRVVCGWDLWRAGEGEAVALYRAWRRRQPRSRQLRALLLTDHDYQSVILTVIDGLLSNDLSDAIRKLASWRESTTPNKRYLSYYRDILFLAMTALGEPDIDFVALQREYTRAIEQLGSEARPQDLPPSPTAVYCRHYFKRLKLKVED; encoded by the exons ATGGAAGAAAGGAGAGTAGCAGACTATTTTGTGGTTGCTGGTCTCCCAGAACAACCAGAAGTACTGGATGATTCGGATTCTGGGCACTTAAAAGGATACAGTACTAAAGCACCAATCACAGATATtg GTGTGGTATTTCCTGGGTTAGGTGAAACGGTGCCAAATGATTACGAATTAATAGAATCAACACCGACTGGCTTACCGGCTGATTTGAACCATGGCTCCATGCGATCTCCTGTTTGTTTTTTGTGCATCCGAAGGGGAAGGGACAAACCGCCCCTCGTTGATATCG GTGTCATGTACGACGGCAGAGAGCGTCTCATGGCTGACGCGGAAATGGTTCTCAAATCGGTTGGCGGTAGATTGGCCAATGTGAACAATTCCACGGCGAAAACATATATCACGTACAGGCGGGCGCATCCGACCGCGCCGTGCAATGCGCTTGTCGTAGTCGATATATGCGTAGTCGTTACGAGTCGAGGGGAAACCCCGCCGCATGCGTTTTGTATGATCGCGAAGAATTTGAACAAAG GGTTAATGGGTAGCGATGTATTCCTCTGCTACAAAAAGTCAATGAACCGTCCGCCGCTAATAGCTTTCAAACCAGAAGTACTGTTTAG GTATCCAACAGTAGATCGTCGCAGTATGGCTTTCCCTACTTCCGTGCCACTGTTTTGTCTACCCATGGGTTCCACGTTGGAGTTGTGGCCGAATAATGCGTCTGCGCCGAAACCTGTGTTCTCAACTTTCGTTCTGACCGTTTCTGATGCTACTGATaag GTATACGGATCAGCGGTAACGTTCTACGAGAGCTACCCGCACACGCAGTTAACTGAGAGCCATCAAGAAGCGCTCGGTTGGCGGGCCGGTGTTAGCCAAAACACGCACTCATTACACGCAAATAAATGCATCTGCTTATTATCAAGGTGGCCCTTCAGCGATACGTTTGAACGGTGGCTGCTGTATATACTG GAAATGTCATGGAGTAAAGAACCTTTGAGTATACCAATCGAAAGATACATTACACACTTATTGGAAGAGGTTCCATTCCCGGAGCCGCGCATATTACTtcag TTATCTCCCACAAATCCACATGATCGCGTCATAGTAACAAGACGAGATGACCAACCGCTAGTAATAAGTGGTGCTGGTTTCAGACAGCTCTTGCTAAATTTAGGGCCTGATAACTGTCTATTACTGCTGGCTTTGGCTATCACGGAGCAGAAAATACTTATACACTCTTTGAG ACCAGACACACTCACCGCTGTATCGGAGGCAGTATCTAGTCTGCTGTTTCCATTCAAATGGCAGTGCCCATACATACCACTTTGTCCATTAG gtTTAGCGGAAGTACTTCACGCCCCTCTGCCGTATTTAATAGGTGTTGATTCGAGGTTTTTTGACCTATATGAACCTCCACCAGATGTTACTTGTGTCGATTTAGACACCAATAATATTACA atATGTGAATCGCAGAGGCATATATCATTAAAACTGCTTCCAAAGAGCCAAGCACGGGCATTAAGGCAGACGTTGGAACAGTTGTTCGCGAACATTCGACCTGGTATGTTAG CGTCGCCCGTCCACTATTCGaataatagtaaatataatGGTGAACCTACAACGAGTTTAGATAGGGATTTCCAAAAGCGGAAAAAGGAG CAAGCACTAGAACTAAAGATTCAAGAAGCATTCCTCCGTTTCATGGCTGTGACTTTAGAGGGTTATCGCAGATATCTGATCCCCATAACAAAGGCTCCCACTGTTGGCACTACTGATCCTCATGCCCTCTTCCAAATGGATGCTTTTCTTAAATCACGGGATAAG ACGCAACAGCGCTTCCTAACCCTCATAATGCGCACGCAAATGTTCACGCGCTTCATAGAGGAGCGTTCGTTTGTATGTGACGGTGCGGACCAAGGGTTGACATTCTTCGACGAGTGCATAGAGCGAGTGTCCTCTGAGGGATCGCTGCTTGAGTTCGAGCCCGCGCATTGTGCTGAGCGAACTGTGTTTGTCCTGCCGCCTGACCCGCCTGATCcag AGGAGACATACACATACGAGAAGTTCATACTCGATGCAAACTTAGTGGCTCGGTGTAAACAAAGCGCTCGAGGTGCGGTACAAGCTTTGCCGAGCGCTGCACTTGCGTCCGCTGAGTCGTTAGCTGACGCGTCACCTATGGCCAGACGAACTAAACATGAGATTGCTGCTGCTCAAAG GATGGCGCGCAAAGCCAGTCTATCGCCTGAAGCGTGGGCCAAGTGTCTACTCGGTGCATGCTATTCACTATACTTCCTGGCCCTACCGTGTCGTCTCACACTGTACCGGGGCAAAGAGCACGCTACATTGCGCGCGGCGTATGAGCTGCTCGAGCGCGCTACTAAACTGCGCGTGCCGTTGGATGAG GTGTGTTATCGAGTTATGATGCAACTCTGTGGCATCTACTCGCTGCCCGTATTAGCAGTGCAGTTACTATTCCTGATGAAGCGTGCGGGCTTACAACCCAACGCACTAACGTACGGGTACTACAATAGATGCGTGTTGGAAGCCGCATGGCCTAAAGATATGCCTAG TGGTTCCCAATTACTATGGAACAAGTTGCGTATAGCCGTGATGGGCGCGGCGTTGTTCCGTGCTGCGGGCGCGCAGCGTGCGAGTCGCGCAACGGGACAAGCTACTGCGGggt CTGGCGGAACATTACCTCGCGTGCGAACAGTGGCAGGGGAAGGCTCTGAACTTGCTGCGTTAGCACTGGCTGAACCTATGCGAAGTCGTTCCAGCTTAGATTCAG TGTGTCGTGAAGAAGCAAGTGCGAGTGCGAGCGCGTTCGAAGCGCTGTGCCGGCGCGGCAACATCGTGCGCACACACACGCACGCGCGCACACACACGCGCGCGCACGGCCTGTCCGCACACGCCGGTATACTTATATCCG GTGTGCCGTCAGACCCTGATCTCAGTGAGACTACGCGACCACGCAGCAACTCGTTAGGTAATGAAGAACCGGAACCGACAATACCTATTGCCGAAAAGAGACAG ACAATTCATGTCAGCCCAGACAGTCCATCGGATTTGCGAATATTAACAAGATCAGAAAGTTTTGCCGGTGATGCTCAGATCGTTCAAAACTTGCAGAGGCTTTCATTTG gaaATACAAACCCCAAAGGGCGTTGTTCACGAACGCTCAGTTTTCCCGAAGAGACGGATAAAGAAATGGCTGCAATACAAGTCAACGATGTCAACAAAACCTCCCCATTGAa ACTGTCCCCCCGCACCCCCGTGCTCGCGGACGACCCCCTCGGCGCGCTGTGCACGGGCGAGTCCCCCCGCGCCCCGACCCCGCCGCGCGCAGAGGACCCGCCCCTCCCGAAGCACGAGCTCAGCGTCAGCCCGAAGCTGTTCCACCGCAGGAGCAACTCGTTCCAGGACGAGCCGGAGGAGACCGCTGG GAAACTGCACAGGAGCGAGACGGCACCCGCCACAGTGTCGAGCCTCGTGAGTTTGGGGAACACGCTCAAGATCAGCTTCGG ACTCTCGTTGCGTAAAGATATGAAAATCGGAAAGGAAATGATCGAGAACTACTTCAG TCCAACAAGCATAGCTGGCAAAAAGTCGAACGAATTGCTCCAGAGCGGTCTAAGCAGTTTAAAATCAGCTGCAACGAGTATGGCTAAGAAGTTCGACGAAATGAAAGAGGTTATATCTGCAAACTCGACCCCCGTAAAGATGAAAGGCGCTATTGGTAACGCTACCAGCGCTCTGACCagttttattacagaagaAGATTCTACCGATGGATCGTCTGAGATTAACACGGATG ATTGGTCAAGTGCAACCGGCTTTAGAAGAGCTTCAAGTGACGCAGAATTGGCGTGTACGATGGAGCGCGGTTCGCTAGCAACTCTTCTATCACATTTACCTGATAATCTGTATCCACAGCAAAAT GAGAACATAAACAAGGACAACGTATCTGTAGTGGTGCAGATGACGTCGTGCTCGCAGTGCCACCAGTGCCTCGCGCTGCTGTACGACGAGGACATCATGGCGGGCTGGGCGGCCGACGACTCCAACCTCAACACGCGCTGTACTGCGTGCGGACGGCATACGGTCCCGTTGCTGTCTGTGCAG ATAATACGAACGAGTCAAACGCAATCAGAAACTCTGAGTGTGCCCTATTTGAACCCATTGGTGCTGAGGAAAGAATTCGAATCGATCTTGG GCAGAGAAGGCGACTCATGTTTAGCTGAACCAGAATTCGTCGAGTCCCATCCCATAGTATACTGGAATCTAGTGTGGTTCCTGGAGCGAGCTAACATAGATAACCACTTGCCGGACTTGCTCTGCCCTAATTATTCGTCTAAGTACACGAGTTCAGATGCGCTGTCTGACGCTGATAAAGTTGGTG TTTGCCGCGTGGTATGCGGCTGGGACCTGTGGCGCGCGGGCGAGGGCGAGGCGGTGGCGCTGTACCGCGCGTGGCGCCGCCGCCAGCCGCGCTCGCGGCAGCTGCGCGCGCTGCTGCTCACCGACCACGACTACCAGTC AGTTATCCTGACAGTGATAGATGGCTTACTCAGCAACGACCTTTCGGACGCTATCCGTAAATTAGCATCGTGGAGGGAATCAACTACGCCAAACAAACGATATCTCTCCTATTATAG AGACATCCTCTTCCTCGCGATGACAGCGCTCGGCGAACCGGACATAGACTTCGTGGCCCTCCAACGTGAGTACACGCGTGCCATAGAGCAGTTAGGAAGCGAAGCCCGACCACAAGACCTGCCCCCTTCACCCACGGCTGTGTACTGCAGGCACTACTTCAAGCGGCTCAAGCTTAAAGTGGAGGATTAA